One window of Quercus robur chromosome 5, dhQueRobu3.1, whole genome shotgun sequence genomic DNA carries:
- the LOC126728574 gene encoding glycine-rich cell wall structural protein 2-like yields MARLIFLCPTFLLLISFALRVHSVCPPPPQTVSPPTPFPPIPYPPTLSPPAVGGGGGEGPGGSGSGFGSGSGSGSGGTGRAGGGGGGGGGGTGRSTGTGGSGSGYGGGSGSGGGSSSGGGGVPCIPCKARKIAPGSDWKHMTTI; encoded by the exons ATGGCTcggttgatttttctttgtccAACTTTCTTACTTTTGATAAGCTTTGCCCTTCGTGTTCACTCTGTATGCCCTCCACCACCTCAGACAGTGTCTCCTCCCACTCCGTTTCCTCCCATTCCATATCCTCCCACTCTATCTCCTCCCGCggttggtggtggaggtggtgaag GTCCAGGTGGTTCTGGGAGTGGGTTTGGTTCGGGCAGCGGCTCTGGCAGTGGCGGTACTGGCAGAGctggtggtggaggaggaggtggtggaggtggtacTGGGAGATCTACGGGTACTGGTGGTAGTGGCTCTGGTTATGGTGGTGGCAGTGGTTCTGGTGGTGGTAGTAGCAGTGGAGGTGGAGGCGTCCCATGCATACCTTGTAAAGCTAGGAAGATTGCGCCAGGCTCTGATTGGAAACACATGACCACTATTTAG
- the LOC126726746 gene encoding glycine-rich protein 23 isoform X3, producing the protein MANWCVIFVLVLVVVVHANARTVPSSDVGHDDQTLQVHATAPVAESPSGGTALKDKKNFIYGGVGGFAGVGGYVGAAGLPLLGGVGGIGKYGGIGGAGGIGGFTGIGGGAGGLGGLGGAGGVGGAGGAGGLGGAGGGAGAGVGGAGGLGGGTGGVGGIGGVGGGIGGIAGHKGYLSTP; encoded by the exons atggcgAATTGGTGTGTGATTTTTGTGCTAGTCCTAGTGGTAGTAGTACATGCAAATGCACGTACCGTGCCCAGTAGTGATGTTGGTCACGATGACCAAACACTACAAGTGCATGCTACTGCACCAGTGGCAGAATCACCAAGTGGCGGCACAGCCCTTAAAGATAAGAAGAACTTTATTTACGGTGGTGTTGGTGGGTTTGCAGGGGTGGGTGGCTATGTTGGGGCTGCAGGTTTGCCACTCCTTGGTGGCGTTGGTGGGATTGGCAAATATGGTGGAATTGGTGGGGCTGGAGGGATAGGTGGCTTCACTGGCATTGGTGGTGGTGCAGGTGGTCTAGGTGGTCTCG GTGGTGCAGGTGGTGTAGGTGGTGCAGGTGGTGCAGGTGGTCTAGGTGGTGCAGGTGGTGGAGCCGGGGCTGGGGTTGGTGGTGCTGGTGGCTTAGGTGGTGGAACTGGCGGTGTTGGCGGTATTGGTGGTGTCGGTGGTGGAATAGGCGGAATTGCTGGGCATAAAGGATATCTTTCAACTCCTTAA
- the LOC126726746 gene encoding glycine-rich protein 23 isoform X2: protein MANWCVIFVLVLVVVVHANARTVPSSDVGHDDQTLQVHATAPVAESPSGGTALKDKKNFIYGGVGGFAGVGGYVGAAGLPLLGGVGGIGKYGGIGGAGGIGGFTGIGGGAGGLGGLGGAGGAGGVGGAGGAGGLGGAGGGAGAGVGGAGGLGGGTGGVGGIGGVGGGIGGIAGHKGYLSTP, encoded by the exons atggcgAATTGGTGTGTGATTTTTGTGCTAGTCCTAGTGGTAGTAGTACATGCAAATGCACGTACCGTGCCCAGTAGTGATGTTGGTCACGATGACCAAACACTACAAGTGCATGCTACTGCACCAGTGGCAGAATCACCAAGTGGCGGCACAGCCCTTAAAGATAAGAAGAACTTTATTTACGGTGGTGTTGGTGGGTTTGCAGGGGTGGGTGGCTATGTTGGGGCTGCAGGTTTGCCACTCCTTGGTGGCGTTGGTGGGATTGGCAAATATGGTGGAATTGGTGGGGCTGGAGGGATAGGTGGCTTCACTGGCATTGGTGGTGGTGCAGGTGGTCTAGGTGGTCTCG GTGGTGCAGGTGGTGCAGGTGGTGTAGGTGGTGCAGGTGGTGCAGGTGGTCTAGGTGGTGCAGGTGGTGGAGCCGGGGCTGGGGTTGGTGGTGCTGGTGGCTTAGGTGGTGGAACTGGCGGTGTTGGCGGTATTGGTGGTGTCGGTGGTGGAATAGGCGGAATTGCTGGGCATAAAGGATATCTTTCAACTCCTTAA
- the LOC126726746 gene encoding glycine-rich protein 23 isoform X1, protein MANWCVIFVLVLVVVVHANARTVPSSDVGHDDQTLQVHATAPVAESPSGGTALKDKKNFIYGGVGGFAGVGGYVGAAGLPLLGGVGGIGKYGGIGGAGGIGGFTGIGGGAGGLGGLGGVGGLGGAGGVGGAGGAGGLGGAGGGAGAGVGGAGGLGGGTGGVGGIGGVGGGIGGIAGHKGYLSTP, encoded by the exons atggcgAATTGGTGTGTGATTTTTGTGCTAGTCCTAGTGGTAGTAGTACATGCAAATGCACGTACCGTGCCCAGTAGTGATGTTGGTCACGATGACCAAACACTACAAGTGCATGCTACTGCACCAGTGGCAGAATCACCAAGTGGCGGCACAGCCCTTAAAGATAAGAAGAACTTTATTTACGGTGGTGTTGGTGGGTTTGCAGGGGTGGGTGGCTATGTTGGGGCTGCAGGTTTGCCACTCCTTGGTGGCGTTGGTGGGATTGGCAAATATGGTGGAATTGGTGGGGCTGGAGGGATAGGTGGCTTCACTGGCATTGGTGGTGGTGCAGGTGGTCTAGGTGGTCTCGGTGGTGTAGGTGGTTTAGGTGGTGCAGGTGGTGTAG GTGGTGCAGGTGGTGCAGGTGGTCTAGGTGGTGCAGGTGGTGGAGCCGGGGCTGGGGTTGGTGGTGCTGGTGGCTTAGGTGGTGGAACTGGCGGTGTTGGCGGTATTGGTGGTGTCGGTGGTGGAATAGGCGGAATTGCTGGGCATAAAGGATATCTTTCAACTCCTTAA
- the LOC126726746 gene encoding glycine-rich protein 23 isoform X5 has product MANWCVIFVLVLVVVVHANARTVPSSDVGHDDQTLQVHATAPVAESPSGGTALKDKKNFIYGGVGGFAGVGGYVGAAGLPLLGGVGGIGKYGGIGGAGGIGGFTGIGGGAGGLGGLGGAGGLGGAGGGAGAGVGGAGGLGGGTGGVGGIGGVGGGIGGIAGHKGYLSTP; this is encoded by the exons atggcgAATTGGTGTGTGATTTTTGTGCTAGTCCTAGTGGTAGTAGTACATGCAAATGCACGTACCGTGCCCAGTAGTGATGTTGGTCACGATGACCAAACACTACAAGTGCATGCTACTGCACCAGTGGCAGAATCACCAAGTGGCGGCACAGCCCTTAAAGATAAGAAGAACTTTATTTACGGTGGTGTTGGTGGGTTTGCAGGGGTGGGTGGCTATGTTGGGGCTGCAGGTTTGCCACTCCTTGGTGGCGTTGGTGGGATTGGCAAATATGGTGGAATTGGTGGGGCTGGAGGGATAGGTGGCTTCACTGGCATTGGTGGTGGTGCAGGTGGTCTAGGTGGTCTCG GTGGTGCAGGTGGTCTAGGTGGTGCAGGTGGTGGAGCCGGGGCTGGGGTTGGTGGTGCTGGTGGCTTAGGTGGTGGAACTGGCGGTGTTGGCGGTATTGGTGGTGTCGGTGGTGGAATAGGCGGAATTGCTGGGCATAAAGGATATCTTTCAACTCCTTAA
- the LOC126726746 gene encoding glycine-rich protein 5 isoform X4 — protein sequence MANWCVIFVLVLVVVVHANARTVPSSDVGHDDQTLQVHATAPVAESPSGGTALKDKKNFIYGGVGGFAGVGGYVGAAGLPLLGGVGGIGKYGGIGGAGGIGGFTGIGGGAGGLGGLGGAGGAGGLGGAGGGAGAGVGGAGGLGGGTGGVGGIGGVGGGIGGIAGHKGYLSTP from the exons atggcgAATTGGTGTGTGATTTTTGTGCTAGTCCTAGTGGTAGTAGTACATGCAAATGCACGTACCGTGCCCAGTAGTGATGTTGGTCACGATGACCAAACACTACAAGTGCATGCTACTGCACCAGTGGCAGAATCACCAAGTGGCGGCACAGCCCTTAAAGATAAGAAGAACTTTATTTACGGTGGTGTTGGTGGGTTTGCAGGGGTGGGTGGCTATGTTGGGGCTGCAGGTTTGCCACTCCTTGGTGGCGTTGGTGGGATTGGCAAATATGGTGGAATTGGTGGGGCTGGAGGGATAGGTGGCTTCACTGGCATTGGTGGTGGTGCAGGTGGTCTAGGTGGTCTCG GTGGTGCAGGTGGTGCAGGTGGTCTAGGTGGTGCAGGTGGTGGAGCCGGGGCTGGGGTTGGTGGTGCTGGTGGCTTAGGTGGTGGAACTGGCGGTGTTGGCGGTATTGGTGGTGTCGGTGGTGGAATAGGCGGAATTGCTGGGCATAAAGGATATCTTTCAACTCCTTAA